A genomic segment from Methanocella sp. encodes:
- a CDS encoding ArsR family transcriptional regulator — protein sequence MKKLTVPVLDEKDKEFVETLVNVGLKRNVAKTLVYLANVDETISRDIELGADLRQPEVSIVMRELRDQGWVDEREIKKEGKGRPLKCYKLATGITDIISMLEERKKEEAAVHLENIQKLRSLSDKLK from the coding sequence ATGAAAAAACTTACCGTACCTGTACTTGATGAGAAGGACAAGGAGTTCGTTGAAACTTTAGTGAACGTGGGCTTAAAGCGAAACGTCGCTAAGACCTTAGTATATCTGGCCAACGTGGATGAGACCATCAGCCGGGACATCGAGCTCGGCGCCGACCTGAGGCAGCCGGAAGTCAGCATCGTGATGCGCGAGCTGAGGGACCAGGGCTGGGTCGATGAGCGCGAGATCAAGAAAGAAGGCAAGGGCAGGCCGCTGAAGTGCTACAAGCTGGCGACCGGCATCACCGACATCATCTCCATGCTCGAAGAGCGGAAGAAGGAAGAGGCGGCGGTCCACCTGGAGAACATCCAGAAGCTCAGGTCGCTTTCCGACAAGCTGAAGTAA
- a CDS encoding nucleotidyltransferase domain-containing protein: MRRKTAEMGPRREVAYTQETWERLRRLRERASAVLTLLKKNDADGYVFGSVARGDVKPGSDVDIFIPSTVSSIRVGLALEEMIREKSIVQATPRALVKAHLVLQDGTNVIFPLIAPRETELEFYRFGGEIGLKGISEGRRVCGVDKRLMLIEPTPEGHVETPLSDLSPGWAAKRIGVGQAIVEERMRVLERRAEVGRTGVYLNRTLAPEESFEQVLAEIAYSDPALRRRMVK, translated from the coding sequence ATGAGGCGAAAGACCGCGGAGATGGGGCCCCGGCGGGAGGTGGCCTACACGCAGGAGACGTGGGAGCGGCTGCGCCGCCTGCGGGAGAGGGCCTCGGCCGTCTTAACGCTTTTAAAGAAGAACGACGCCGACGGCTACGTGTTCGGCAGCGTCGCCCGGGGCGACGTGAAGCCGGGGAGCGACGTTGACATTTTCATCCCCTCGACGGTCAGTTCCATAAGAGTGGGCCTGGCACTCGAGGAAATGATAAGGGAAAAGAGCATCGTCCAGGCCACGCCCCGGGCGCTGGTGAAGGCCCACCTGGTGCTGCAGGACGGGACGAACGTGATCTTTCCGCTAATCGCGCCCCGGGAGACGGAGCTGGAATTCTACCGTTTCGGCGGCGAGATAGGCCTGAAGGGCATTTCGGAGGGCCGGCGCGTCTGCGGCGTCGATAAGCGCCTCATGCTCATCGAGCCCACGCCCGAAGGCCACGTCGAGACGCCGCTGTCGGACCTGTCCCCGGGATGGGCCGCGAAGAGGATAGGCGTGGGCCAGGCCATCGTGGAGGAACGCATGCGGGTGCTCGAGAGGAGAGCCGAAGTCGGGCGGACCGGTGTTTATTTGAACAGGACGCTCGCCCCGGAGGAGAGCTTCGAGCAGGTGCTCGCGGAAATAGCGTACAGCGACCCGGCGCTACGCCGGCGAATGGTAAAATAA
- the cutA gene encoding divalent-cation tolerance protein CutA: MFSVVYIICRDMEEAGHIADVLVGERLVACANFDVISSVYRWKGRVEHDTEVSMICKTTTENVPAVIKRARELHSYELPCITSWTLDEGYGPYLDWVKKETGK; this comes from the coding sequence ATGTTCTCCGTAGTATATATAATTTGTAGGGATATGGAAGAGGCGGGCCACATAGCGGATGTTCTGGTCGGAGAGCGACTGGTGGCCTGCGCGAACTTCGACGTCATATCCTCGGTATACCGGTGGAAGGGGCGGGTCGAGCACGACACCGAGGTCTCGATGATCTGTAAGACCACCACGGAGAATGTGCCGGCTGTAATAAAAAGGGCTAGAGAGCTCCACAGCTACGAGCTGCCGTGCATCACCTCTTGGACGCTGGACGAGGGATATGGGCCGTACCTGGACTGGGTAAAGAAGGAAACTGGCAAATGA
- a CDS encoding site-2 protease family protein, translating into MVDFIWIAAFIVFALWWFIISDLDRAGILKKYNMTAMGPILMIRTFRGQKFLDWLAKPRWFWEAVTALGMPLVILSMVVMLVMLLGTDLWMLLRVQDIPAPGPANSPQNVLAIPGLNQFIPFWWGWIALIIAMAVHELGHAILARVEDIKVNSLGIMLMPLPIGAFAEIDEEEMFGTKSEGSTADILGPMDTKAPGEGKRRATSKQFVNILSAGVIANFFVAIIAFALLFGPVLGAIAATDNYVLVYNVAVGSPADQAGMKPNMIISTIDGQNVTSQAQLDSYLKAHPGHVAVINGTLNGRPVSYSVNVSDARGVYILGIINDTAYPAKEAGIQPNMRLVSINGTPIDNTAAFNDYMNDTKAGQTVTLGMIDANGTARNMTLVLASGTGPKGYIGFYSNDMSDNAIGISMGAYAQGYLDGLKNMPFSVQGWLRIMILPVLQFTGDDPGFSVFTGDFASLFHPIGWAAHFGGLVYDLSECLFWIGWLNFNVGLFNCLPMIPLDGGHIFREATRNFMARFVKDPAKAEYISKTIVNGFAVTLLASIIFMFVAPYFAQWFLR; encoded by the coding sequence TTGGTAGACTTTATCTGGATCGCTGCGTTCATAGTATTCGCCCTGTGGTGGTTCATCATCTCGGACCTGGACCGGGCGGGCATCCTCAAGAAATATAACATGACGGCCATGGGGCCCATACTTATGATCCGCACCTTCAGGGGCCAGAAGTTCCTTGACTGGCTTGCGAAGCCCCGCTGGTTCTGGGAAGCGGTGACGGCGCTGGGCATGCCGCTTGTTATTCTATCCATGGTCGTGATGCTGGTCATGCTGCTCGGCACAGACCTCTGGATGCTCCTGAGGGTCCAGGACATACCCGCACCCGGGCCGGCCAACTCCCCGCAGAACGTCCTCGCCATCCCCGGCCTGAACCAGTTCATCCCCTTCTGGTGGGGCTGGATCGCCCTCATCATAGCCATGGCCGTGCACGAGCTGGGGCACGCCATCCTGGCCAGGGTGGAGGACATCAAGGTCAACTCTCTGGGCATCATGCTCATGCCCTTACCCATCGGCGCGTTCGCCGAGATCGACGAGGAGGAGATGTTCGGGACCAAGAGCGAGGGATCGACCGCCGATATCCTGGGGCCCATGGACACGAAGGCCCCCGGCGAAGGGAAGCGCCGTGCTACCTCGAAACAGTTCGTGAACATCCTGAGCGCCGGGGTCATTGCCAACTTCTTCGTCGCCATCATCGCGTTCGCGCTGCTCTTCGGGCCCGTGCTGGGCGCGATCGCCGCCACGGACAACTACGTGCTGGTCTATAACGTGGCCGTGGGCAGCCCGGCGGACCAGGCCGGCATGAAGCCCAACATGATCATATCCACCATCGACGGCCAGAACGTCACGAGCCAGGCGCAGCTCGACTCCTACCTGAAGGCGCACCCCGGCCACGTCGCCGTCATCAACGGCACGCTGAACGGCAGGCCGGTGAGCTACAGCGTGAACGTGAGCGACGCCCGGGGCGTCTACATCCTCGGCATCATCAACGACACCGCGTACCCCGCGAAGGAGGCGGGCATCCAGCCCAACATGCGCCTGGTCTCCATCAACGGCACGCCCATAGACAATACCGCCGCCTTCAACGACTACATGAACGACACGAAGGCCGGGCAGACCGTGACCCTCGGCATGATCGATGCCAACGGCACCGCCAGGAATATGACGCTCGTCCTCGCCTCGGGCACCGGCCCTAAGGGCTACATCGGGTTCTACAGCAACGACATGTCCGATAACGCCATCGGCATCAGCATGGGCGCCTACGCCCAGGGATACCTCGACGGCCTCAAGAACATGCCCTTTTCAGTGCAAGGCTGGCTCCGGATCATGATCCTCCCAGTGCTGCAGTTCACGGGCGACGATCCAGGATTCAGCGTTTTCACCGGCGACTTCGCGAGCCTGTTCCACCCCATAGGCTGGGCGGCGCACTTCGGCGGCCTGGTCTACGACCTGTCAGAATGCCTGTTCTGGATCGGCTGGCTGAACTTCAACGTGGGGCTGTTTAACTGCCTGCCCATGATACCGCTCGACGGCGGCCACATATTCCGTGAGGCCACGCGCAATTTCATGGCCAGGTTCGTCAAGGACCCGGCGAAGGCCGAATACATCTCGAAGACCATCGTGAACGGGTTTGCCGTTACGCTGCTCGCGTCCATTATATTCATGTTCGTGGCGCCATATTTTGCTCAATGGTTCCTGCGATAA